One Streptomyces mobaraensis NBRC 13819 = DSM 40847 DNA segment encodes these proteins:
- a CDS encoding glycerophosphodiester phosphodiesterase → MRIRPASPVTRTLLGLAVTAPVALGLVAPAAEAAPDTAATARARVPLTIGHRGVPVQAPENTLASIDRAARLGVRWVENDVQRTKDGKLVVIHDTTLTRTTDVKKRFPDRAPWKVGDFTLAEIRKLDAGSWFDRRFAGERVPTLDSYLRRVDHNRQKLLLEVKAPELYPGIERQLVAELRRTGWLDRRHVGGRLVVQSFNAASLRAFHGLRPEVKTGFLGAPKPAELRDYAKFADQINPDHTKVDAAWVRSVHGVKGPHGRRLEISAWTVDDPDRAVALARLGVDAIITNAPHVIADALEEADEDTAGRPLTLADLPDAA, encoded by the coding sequence ATGCGCATCCGCCCCGCCTCCCCCGTGACCCGCACCCTCCTGGGCCTGGCCGTGACCGCCCCGGTCGCGCTGGGCCTCGTCGCACCGGCCGCCGAGGCCGCGCCGGACACCGCTGCCACGGCACGCGCCCGGGTTCCGCTCACGATCGGGCACCGCGGGGTGCCGGTCCAGGCCCCCGAGAACACCCTGGCCTCCATCGACAGAGCCGCCCGGCTGGGCGTCCGCTGGGTCGAGAACGACGTCCAGCGCACCAAGGACGGCAAGCTGGTCGTCATCCACGACACCACCCTCACCCGGACCACCGACGTCAAGAAGCGCTTCCCGGACCGGGCGCCCTGGAAGGTCGGCGACTTCACCCTGGCCGAGATCCGCAAGCTGGACGCGGGCAGCTGGTTCGACCGCCGCTTCGCCGGCGAGCGCGTCCCCACCCTGGACAGCTACCTCCGGCGCGTCGACCACAACCGCCAGAAGCTGCTCCTGGAGGTCAAGGCGCCCGAGCTGTACCCCGGCATCGAGCGCCAGCTCGTGGCGGAGCTCCGCAGGACCGGCTGGCTCGACCGGCGGCACGTCGGCGGCCGACTGGTCGTCCAGAGCTTCAACGCCGCCTCGCTCCGCGCCTTCCACGGCCTCCGCCCCGAAGTGAAGACCGGCTTCCTCGGCGCGCCGAAGCCCGCCGAACTCCGCGACTACGCCAAGTTCGCCGACCAGATCAACCCCGACCACACCAAGGTCGACGCGGCCTGGGTGCGGTCGGTGCACGGCGTCAAGGGTCCGCACGGCCGGCGGCTGGAGATCTCCGCCTGGACCGTGGACGACCCGGACCGCGCGGTCGCCCTGGCCCGCCTCGGCGTGGACGCGATCATCACCAACGCCCCGCACGTCATCGCGGACGCGCTGGAGGAGGCCGACGAGGACACGGCCGGCCGCCCGCTCACCCTCGCCGACCTTCCCGACGCGGCCTGA
- a CDS encoding WGR domain-containing protein, which yields MSVTPSASAASERTYLELSQEGAGAHKFYGVTVDGTTVTVRYGRIGAAGQVQTSSFATEDKARAAAAKKVGEKVRKGYAPAVPGGRAARPVTRRQVSSAPSTARAVAPVLWRFRTGAAAFGIHVDEERCWVGNQAGDVFTLGHGGEVLARYKLPDGVKCLVADDFWIYAGCDDGTVYDLSSKLPFAAYEVTPSVDIFWLDIHEGVLNVADRDGGLTVIDHEDEHQWSRRSDGTYAWMVRRDAHAVYHGHSAGVTAYAPDGGGRLWHSPTDGPVLFGWQEDRSVYAGTARRSVQRLSKATGRVEATYRCDAVVYSCATAPGGRYVFAGDNSSSVYCFDADGTRLWKLGTGSGSALSMQYLDERLYMVTTDGSLVCVDASDTAVAAARSGTVPVPRDIKSAAALPTYTPATTVATVDAVPASGVVVECVQEGGRLRVHVVSEGYEPAWNVQFPRHIRRAGARYVVDALAPASGGFYRVRGEIRQLV from the coding sequence ATGTCCGTCACACCGTCCGCGTCCGCCGCGTCCGAGCGCACCTACCTGGAGCTGTCGCAAGAGGGCGCCGGCGCGCACAAGTTCTACGGGGTGACGGTGGACGGCACGACCGTCACCGTCCGCTACGGCCGGATCGGAGCGGCGGGCCAGGTGCAGACCTCGTCCTTCGCCACCGAGGACAAGGCCCGGGCCGCCGCCGCGAAGAAGGTCGGGGAGAAGGTCCGCAAGGGCTACGCGCCGGCCGTCCCGGGCGGCCGGGCCGCCCGCCCGGTGACGCGCCGCCAGGTGTCGTCGGCGCCCTCGACCGCCCGCGCGGTCGCCCCGGTGCTGTGGCGCTTCCGCACGGGCGCCGCGGCCTTCGGCATCCACGTCGACGAGGAGCGCTGCTGGGTCGGCAACCAGGCCGGCGACGTCTTCACCCTCGGTCACGGCGGCGAGGTCCTCGCCCGCTACAAGCTGCCGGACGGCGTCAAGTGCCTGGTGGCGGACGACTTCTGGATCTACGCCGGGTGCGACGACGGCACCGTCTACGACCTGTCGTCCAAGCTGCCCTTCGCGGCCTACGAGGTCACCCCCTCCGTCGACATCTTCTGGCTGGACATCCACGAGGGCGTGCTCAACGTGGCCGACCGGGACGGCGGTCTGACCGTCATCGACCACGAGGACGAGCACCAGTGGTCGCGCCGCAGCGACGGCACCTACGCGTGGATGGTCCGCCGGGACGCGCACGCCGTCTACCACGGCCACTCCGCGGGCGTGACCGCCTACGCCCCCGACGGCGGCGGCCGGCTCTGGCACAGCCCGACCGACGGCCCGGTCCTCTTCGGCTGGCAGGAGGACCGCTCCGTCTACGCGGGCACCGCCCGGCGCAGCGTGCAGCGGCTGTCGAAGGCGACGGGCCGCGTGGAGGCGACCTACCGGTGCGACGCGGTCGTCTACTCCTGCGCCACCGCCCCCGGCGGCCGCTACGTCTTCGCGGGCGACAACTCCTCGTCCGTCTACTGCTTCGACGCCGACGGCACCCGGCTGTGGAAGCTCGGCACCGGCAGCGGCTCGGCGCTGTCCATGCAGTACCTGGACGAGCGGCTGTACATGGTCACCACCGACGGCTCCCTGGTGTGCGTGGACGCCTCGGACACCGCGGTCGCCGCGGCCCGCTCCGGCACCGTCCCGGTGCCGCGCGACATCAAGTCGGCCGCCGCCCTGCCCACCTACACCCCGGCGACCACGGTGGCCACGGTCGACGCCGTCCCCGCGTCGGGCGTCGTGGTCGAGTGCGTCCAGGAGGGCGGACGGCTCCGCGTGCACGTGGTCTCCGAGGGCTACGAGCCGGCCTGGAACGTCCAGTTCCCGCGCCACATCCGCCGGGCGGGCGCCCGCTACGTCGTCGACGCGCTGGCACCGGCCTCCGGAGGCTTCTACCGCGTCCGCGGCGAGATACGGCAGCTCGTCTGA
- a CDS encoding DUF6343 family protein codes for MRTGNEPLTARSPLRLRCGLAVLGLVFSGAGAALFALTRHPGWAAAFAALALVTIADLSVVIHHIRQGAHYQPGRDVPPYEPLEDDRPPPGPRP; via the coding sequence ATGCGTACGGGAAACGAGCCCCTCACGGCCCGCAGCCCGCTGCGGCTGCGCTGCGGGCTGGCCGTTCTCGGCCTGGTGTTCTCCGGCGCGGGAGCCGCGCTGTTCGCCCTCACCCGGCATCCCGGCTGGGCGGCTGCCTTCGCGGCCCTGGCGCTGGTGACCATCGCCGACCTGTCGGTGGTGATCCACCACATCCGCCAGGGCGCGCACTACCAGCCCGGCCGCGACGTGCCGCCCTACGAGCCGCTCGAGGACGACAGACCGCCGCCGGGTCCACGACCCTGA
- a CDS encoding tetratricopeptide repeat protein — protein sequence MAEPTPETHVIDFRSAERLLDARDPRGAVKLLDSVIASHPENTAARLLRARAYFAAARLRPAEREFQHVLEREPDNAFAHFALGRTLVRSGRPEEAVRHFRLAAALDPRPDFVAAARFDEKG from the coding sequence GTGGCCGAGCCGACACCCGAGACCCACGTCATCGACTTCCGCTCCGCCGAGCGGCTGCTGGACGCCCGCGATCCGCGCGGCGCGGTCAAGCTGCTGGACTCGGTCATCGCCTCCCATCCGGAGAACACCGCGGCCCGCCTGCTGCGGGCCCGCGCCTACTTCGCCGCCGCCCGGCTCCGGCCGGCCGAGCGCGAGTTCCAGCACGTGCTGGAGCGCGAACCGGACAACGCCTTCGCCCACTTCGCCCTCGGGCGGACGCTCGTACGCTCGGGGCGGCCCGAGGAAGCCGTACGGCACTTCCGGCTCGCCGCGGCGCTCGACCCCCGGCCGGACTTCGTGGCGGCGGCCCGCTTCGACGAGAAGGGCTGA
- the coaE gene encoding dephospho-CoA kinase has product MLKVGLTGGIGAGKSEVSRRLAAHGAVIVDSDRIAREVVEPGTAGLAAVVAEFGPEVLAPDGSLDRPRLGSVVFADAGRLAALNAIVHPLVRARSAELEAAAAPDAVVVHDVPLLVENGLAPLYDLVVVVDAREETRLDRLVRLRGMAPEEARARMAAQATREQRLAAADIVIPNDGPVAELEARVDEVWAGLCARAAEGRRET; this is encoded by the coding sequence ATGCTGAAGGTGGGTCTCACGGGCGGTATCGGCGCGGGCAAGAGCGAGGTGTCGCGGCGGCTGGCCGCGCACGGAGCGGTGATCGTCGACTCGGACCGGATCGCGCGGGAGGTGGTGGAGCCGGGGACGGCCGGACTGGCCGCGGTCGTCGCGGAGTTCGGGCCGGAGGTGCTGGCTCCGGACGGCTCCCTGGACCGCCCCCGCCTCGGCTCCGTCGTCTTCGCCGACGCCGGGCGGCTGGCCGCGCTGAACGCCATCGTCCATCCGCTGGTCCGGGCCCGGTCGGCCGAGCTGGAGGCCGCGGCGGCGCCGGACGCGGTCGTCGTGCACGATGTGCCGCTCCTGGTCGAGAACGGCCTGGCCCCGCTGTACGACCTGGTCGTCGTGGTCGACGCCCGGGAGGAGACACGGCTGGACCGGCTGGTGCGGCTGCGGGGCATGGCGCCGGAGGAGGCGCGCGCCCGGATGGCCGCCCAGGCCACCCGGGAACAGCGGCTCGCGGCGGCCGACATCGTGATCCCCAACGACGGTCCGGTGGCCGAGCTGGAGGCCCGGGTGGACGAGGTGTGGGCGGGGCTGTGCGCGCGTGCGGCGGAGGGGCGGCGGGAGACCTGA
- a CDS encoding proteasome assembly chaperone family protein produces MLDPQGLYEWEPKGLAVADLALAQETAGLVMLYHFEGYIDAGATGEQIVERLLDQLPNQVVARFDHDRLVDYRARRPLLTFQRDRWSAYETPKIELRLVQDATGAPFLLLSGPEPDVEWERFAAAVRQLVERLNVRLSVNFHGIPMGVPHTRPVGITPHGNRAELVPGHRGHFDEAQVPGSAEALIEYRLTEAGHDVLGIAAHVPHYVARSPYPDAALVTLEAITSATGLVLPNAAHALRSQALRTQEEIERQVAEGDEELVALVRGLEHQYDAMAGAETRGNLVAEPLELPSADELGAEFERFLADREGEGGR; encoded by the coding sequence GTGTTGGATCCGCAGGGTTTGTACGAATGGGAGCCCAAGGGGCTCGCCGTGGCCGACCTGGCCCTGGCTCAGGAAACCGCCGGCCTGGTCATGCTCTACCACTTCGAGGGCTACATCGACGCCGGAGCGACCGGTGAGCAGATCGTCGAGCGGCTGCTCGACCAACTGCCGAACCAGGTCGTGGCCCGCTTCGACCACGACAGGCTCGTCGACTACCGGGCGCGCCGGCCACTGCTGACCTTCCAGCGGGACCGCTGGAGCGCCTACGAGACGCCGAAGATCGAGCTGCGGCTGGTCCAGGACGCCACCGGCGCGCCGTTCCTCCTGCTGTCCGGGCCGGAGCCGGACGTCGAGTGGGAGCGGTTCGCCGCCGCCGTACGGCAGTTGGTCGAGCGGCTGAACGTACGCCTTTCGGTCAACTTCCACGGCATCCCGATGGGCGTGCCGCACACCCGCCCCGTCGGCATCACCCCGCACGGCAACCGCGCGGAGCTGGTCCCGGGCCACCGCGGCCACTTCGACGAGGCACAGGTGCCCGGCAGCGCCGAGGCGCTGATCGAGTACCGGCTGACGGAGGCGGGCCACGACGTCCTGGGCATCGCCGCGCACGTCCCGCACTACGTCGCCCGCTCGCCCTACCCGGACGCCGCGCTGGTCACGCTGGAGGCGATCACCTCGGCCACCGGCCTGGTGCTGCCCAACGCCGCGCACGCGCTGCGCAGTCAGGCGCTGCGCACCCAGGAGGAGATCGAGCGGCAGGTGGCCGAGGGGGACGAGGAGCTGGTGGCGCTCGTCCGCGGGCTGGAGCACCAGTACGACGCGATGGCGGGTGCCGAGACCCGCGGGAACCTCGTCGCCGAGCCGCTGGAACTGCCCTCCGCGGACGAACTCGGGGCGGAGTTCGAGCGGTTCCTCGCCGACCGGGAGGGCGAGGGCGGCCGGTGA
- the rpsA gene encoding 30S ribosomal protein S1, producing MTSSTETTATTPQVAVNDIGNEEAFLAAIDETIKYFNDGDIVDGVIVKVDRDEVLLDIGYKTEGVIPSRELSIKHDVDPNEVVSVGDQVEALVLQKEDKEGRLILSKKRAQYERAWGTIEKIKEEDGIVTGTVIEVVKGGLILDIGLRGFLPASLVEMRRVRDLQPYVGKELEAKIIELDKNRNNVVLSRRAWLEQTQSEVRQTFLTTLQKGQVRSGVVSSIVNFGAFVDLGGVDGLVHVSELSWKHIDHPSEVVEVGQEVTVEVLDVDMDRERVSLSLKATQEDPWQQFARTHQIGQVVPGKVTKLVPFGAFVRVDEGIEGLVHISELAERHVEIPEQVVQVNDEIFVKVIDIDLERRRISLSLKQANESFGADPSVVEFDPTLYGMAASYDDQGNYIYPEGFDPEANDWLPGYEKQREEWERQYAEAQQRFEQHQAQVIKSREADEQAAAEGAAAPAAASGAGNVSGGSYSSESADSSGALASDEALAALREKLAGGQS from the coding sequence ATGACGAGCAGCACCGAGACCACCGCCACCACCCCGCAGGTTGCGGTCAACGACATCGGTAACGAGGAAGCCTTCCTCGCCGCGATCGACGAGACGATCAAGTACTTCAACGACGGCGACATCGTCGACGGCGTCATCGTGAAGGTCGACCGGGACGAGGTCCTGCTCGACATCGGTTACAAGACCGAAGGCGTCATCCCTTCCCGCGAGCTCTCGATCAAGCACGACGTCGACCCCAATGAGGTCGTCAGCGTCGGTGACCAGGTCGAGGCCCTCGTTCTCCAGAAGGAGGACAAGGAAGGCCGCCTGATCCTCTCGAAGAAGCGCGCCCAGTACGAGCGTGCCTGGGGCACCATCGAGAAGATCAAGGAAGAGGACGGGATCGTCACCGGTACCGTCATCGAGGTCGTCAAGGGTGGTCTCATCCTCGACATCGGCCTCCGCGGCTTCCTCCCGGCCTCCCTGGTCGAGATGCGTCGCGTCCGCGACCTCCAGCCCTACGTGGGCAAGGAGCTCGAGGCGAAGATCATCGAGCTGGACAAGAACCGCAACAACGTGGTCCTGTCCCGCCGCGCCTGGCTGGAGCAGACCCAGAGCGAGGTCCGCCAGACCTTCCTCACCACCCTCCAGAAGGGTCAGGTGCGCTCCGGCGTCGTCTCCTCCATCGTCAACTTCGGTGCCTTCGTGGACCTGGGCGGCGTCGACGGTCTCGTCCACGTCTCCGAGCTGTCCTGGAAGCACATCGACCACCCGTCCGAGGTCGTCGAGGTCGGCCAGGAGGTCACGGTCGAGGTCCTGGACGTCGACATGGACCGCGAGCGCGTCTCCCTGTCGCTCAAGGCCACCCAGGAAGACCCGTGGCAGCAGTTCGCCCGGACCCACCAGATCGGTCAGGTCGTCCCGGGTAAGGTCACCAAGCTCGTTCCGTTCGGTGCGTTCGTCCGCGTCGACGAGGGCATCGAGGGCCTGGTCCACATCTCCGAGCTGGCCGAGCGCCACGTGGAGATCCCGGAGCAGGTCGTCCAGGTCAACGACGAGATCTTCGTCAAGGTCATCGACATCGACCTCGAGCGCCGCCGCATCAGCCTCTCGCTGAAGCAGGCGAACGAGTCCTTCGGTGCCGACCCGTCCGTGGTCGAGTTCGACCCGACCCTGTACGGCATGGCCGCGTCCTACGACGACCAGGGCAACTACATCTACCCCGAGGGCTTCGACCCCGAGGCCAACGACTGGCTGCCGGGCTACGAGAAGCAGCGCGAGGAGTGGGAGCGCCAGTACGCCGAGGCGCAGCAGCGCTTCGAGCAGCACCAGGCGCAGGTCATCAAGTCCCGCGAGGCCGACGAGCAGGCCGCTGCCGAGGGTGCTGCCGCTCCGGCCGCCGCCTCCGGTGCCGGCAACGTCTCCGGCGGTTCGTACTCCTCGGAGTCGGCCGACAGCTCCGGCGCCCTGGCGTCGGACGAGGCGCTGGCCGCCCTCCGCGAGAAGCTCGCCGGCGGCCAGAGCTGA